In Euphorbia lathyris chromosome 9, ddEupLath1.1, whole genome shotgun sequence, the following are encoded in one genomic region:
- the LOC136207127 gene encoding uncharacterized protein produces MKKFNHLVLSEKNFREKYIDQFIDEILVCWSLILVSRKHKARWRRISKLRHLAWLFTKVLFLQLLSMIAYLYKSNLQSLNIIYELSTLKQYEEFLYCLGRLLLWETRVLKGL; encoded by the exons ATGAAGAAGTTTAATCACTTAGTGTTAAGTGAGAAGAATTTCAGGGAGAAATATATTGATCAATTCATAGATGAAATCCTGGTTTGTTGGAGTCTTATCTTGGTATCAAGGAAGCATAAAGCTCGATGgagaagaa tctCAAAACTCCGACATTTAGCTTGGCTATTTACCAAGGTTTTGTTTTTGCAGCTCCTTTCTATGATTGCT TATTTGTATAAAAGTAATCTTCAATCTTTAAACATCATATATGAGCTCTCAACTTTGAAGCAATATGAG GAGTTCTTGTACTGTCTGGGCAGATTGCTTCTGTGGGAGACACGTGTGCTGAAGG GTCTCTAA